The Brachyspira hyodysenteriae ATCC 27164 genome includes a window with the following:
- the thiL gene encoding thiamine-phosphate kinase, translating into MQEFKLIEKIKELTKSDNTDNLNIGDDCAVIKNMSTDKDILVTADILVENIHFSLNYYSFYDIGYKSAQANISDIICKGANPKNVFISLSIPKKINDENILEWYRGFLEACKPYNIEISGGDTTSSNDFFFISITLIGTIEKNKAILRSNAQVNDNVYVLGFAGESDLGLKKLLSGNYDYNDESIKTHLRPKLFYDKWQKIINKYKINSSIDISDGLLQDASHIAEKSNKTIEIYESSNWNLVNRFFYKDNKDNKEILKSILTGGEDYAIIFTSTDNIQEENNLIKIGKVKEYSNTFIRFIDINNKEIHFDSLGFVHS; encoded by the coding sequence ATGCAGGAATTCAAACTTATAGAAAAAATAAAAGAATTAACAAAATCTGATAATACAGATAATTTGAATATAGGCGATGATTGTGCTGTTATAAAAAATATGAGTACAGATAAAGATATTTTAGTAACTGCTGATATATTGGTAGAAAATATACATTTCTCTTTGAATTACTATTCTTTTTATGATATAGGATATAAGTCAGCTCAGGCAAATATTAGTGATATTATATGTAAGGGAGCAAATCCTAAAAATGTTTTTATATCTCTTTCAATACCGAAAAAAATTAATGATGAAAATATTTTAGAATGGTATAGAGGTTTTTTAGAAGCCTGTAAGCCGTACAATATTGAAATATCCGGAGGAGATACCACTTCATCAAATGACTTTTTTTTCATTTCTATAACATTGATTGGTACTATAGAAAAAAATAAAGCAATATTAAGAAGCAATGCTCAAGTTAATGATAATGTATATGTACTTGGTTTTGCGGGTGAAAGTGATTTAGGACTTAAAAAACTTTTATCTGGAAATTATGATTATAATGATGAAAGTATTAAAACTCATTTAAGGCCTAAACTTTTTTATGATAAATGGCAGAAGATAATTAATAAATACAAAATAAACTCATCAATAGATATAAGCGACGGACTTTTACAGGATGCTTCTCATATTGCTGAAAAATCAAATAAAACTATAGAGATATACGAATCTTCTAATTGGAATTTAGTTAATAGATTTTTTTATAAAGATAATAAAGACAATAAAGAAATATTAAAATCTATTCTTACAGGCGGAGAAGATTATGCTATTATTTTTACAAGCACAGATAATATACAAGAAGAAAATAATTTAATAAAAATAGGTAAAGTTAAAGAATATTCAAATACATTTATAAGATTCATAGATATAAATAATAAAGAAATACATTTTGACTCATTAGGATTCGTGCATTCTTAA